From the genome of Candidatus Methylopumilus rimovensis, one region includes:
- the rplU gene encoding 50S ribosomal protein L21 → MYAVIKTGGKQYRVNQGDKLKIEKIAGDVGANVVLDQILTVVDGDNVTIGSPIVRGASVTATVVSHGRHDKVRIFKMRRRKHYRKSQGHRQSFTEIQIDKISAK, encoded by the coding sequence ATGTACGCAGTAATCAAAACAGGTGGTAAGCAATATCGCGTAAATCAAGGCGATAAGCTTAAGATTGAAAAAATAGCAGGCGATGTGGGCGCGAATGTCGTTCTAGATCAAATTTTGACAGTCGTTGATGGTGATAATGTGACGATAGGCTCTCCTATTGTAAGAGGCGCAAGCGTTACAGCAACCGTAGTAAGCCACGGACGCCATGATAAAGTGCGAATTTTTAAAATGCGTCGTAGAAAACACTACCGCAAATCTCAGGGCCACAGACAAAGCTTTACTGAGATTCAAATCGATAAAATATCAGCTAAATAA
- a CDS encoding polyprenyl synthetase family protein, whose product MTLSTILSPIKSDLLAVNEVIRASLHSEVPLVNQVAGHIIQGGGKRLRPSTLLLVGGLFGPVRKEHHELAAVIEFIHTATLLHDDVVDQSTKRRNHKTANTIFGNAASVLVGDFIYSRAFQMMVKINHMKVMEVLANTTNTIAEGEVLQLLNIHNASIEDEDYLKVVYYKTAKLFESAAELGAIIGGADDNDIKVLAQFGKYMGIAFQLIDDVLDLSGNPEEIGKNLGDDLAEGKPTLPLLYAMKKGSDEQKNIIRAAIENGGLTELESVLNAVKETKALEYVRELAKEEIEKGEKLIQHITSSVYKDALLALTQFVTTRDY is encoded by the coding sequence GTGACCCTTAGCACCATCTTATCCCCAATTAAAAGCGATTTACTGGCCGTAAACGAGGTTATTCGCGCCTCACTTCATTCCGAAGTGCCTCTCGTAAACCAAGTCGCAGGCCATATTATTCAGGGTGGCGGCAAGCGTTTAAGACCCAGCACCCTTCTCTTGGTTGGCGGACTCTTTGGACCTGTTCGAAAAGAGCACCATGAATTGGCTGCTGTCATTGAGTTTATTCATACCGCAACCCTTCTTCACGATGATGTGGTAGACCAATCCACAAAACGAAGAAACCACAAAACAGCGAATACTATTTTTGGAAATGCTGCGAGCGTTTTAGTGGGTGATTTTATCTACTCTAGAGCATTTCAGATGATGGTGAAAATTAATCACATGAAGGTTATGGAGGTTTTGGCAAATACAACAAACACAATTGCAGAAGGTGAGGTCTTGCAACTCCTAAATATTCATAACGCTTCTATTGAGGATGAAGATTATTTAAAAGTTGTTTACTACAAAACAGCTAAATTATTTGAATCTGCGGCCGAACTCGGTGCCATTATAGGTGGCGCTGATGATAATGATATTAAAGTTCTTGCTCAGTTTGGGAAGTATATGGGTATTGCTTTTCAGTTGATTGATGATGTTCTTGATCTATCAGGCAATCCTGAAGAAATAGGGAAAAATCTAGGCGATGATTTAGCCGAAGGAAAACCTACACTACCTCTTTTATATGCCATGAAGAAAGGTAGTGATGAGCAAAAAAACATTATCAGGGCGGCCATTGAAAATGGCGGCTTAACAGAGCTAGAAAGTGTTTTAAATGCTGTCAAAGAAACCAAAGCATTAGAATATGTAAGAGAGCTTGCAAAAGAAGAGATAGAAAAAGGCGAAAAACTAATTCAACACATTACATCTTCAGTTTATAAAGATGCGCTCTTGGCGCTCACTCAATTTGTGACAACAAGGGATTATTAA
- the coaE gene encoding dephospho-CoA kinase (Dephospho-CoA kinase (CoaE) performs the final step in coenzyme A biosynthesis.) has protein sequence MFIIGMTGGIGSGKSEALKIFESLNIKVIDLDKISKEITETNHQAIEEIKSVFGDIFDKDNRLDRKKLREIIFSDKSQKIKLEKILHPRILKEVKEKLNALSDEPYVVIDIPLLFETNQYTSLISRSLVIDCEVSNQIERVKKRDGIETSIIQSIIEQQIDRCSRIEKGDDVILNDGSIEMLTESIKALHQKYLNLVAVK, from the coding sequence ATGTTTATTATTGGGATGACTGGCGGCATCGGATCAGGTAAAAGTGAAGCGCTAAAAATATTCGAATCTTTAAATATTAAAGTCATTGATCTCGATAAAATTTCAAAAGAAATTACAGAAACAAACCATCAGGCTATAGAGGAAATCAAATCAGTCTTTGGGGATATATTCGATAAAGATAATCGATTGGATCGAAAAAAATTAAGGGAAATTATTTTTTCAGATAAAAGTCAAAAAATAAAACTTGAAAAGATCCTTCATCCAAGAATTCTTAAGGAAGTAAAAGAAAAATTAAATGCATTATCTGATGAGCCTTATGTAGTGATCGATATCCCTCTATTATTTGAAACAAACCAGTATACAAGTCTCATATCAAGATCACTTGTGATTGACTGCGAAGTAAGTAATCAGATTGAACGTGTTAAAAAAAGAGATGGTATCGAGACATCAATTATTCAATCCATTATCGAACAACAAATTGATCGTTGTTCCCGCATCGAAAAAGGTGATGATGTTATTCTTAATGATGGCTCAATAGAAATGCTCACAGAATCGATTAAGGCATTACATCAAAAATATTTAAATTTAGTTGCTGTTAAATAA
- the zapD gene encoding cell division protein ZapD yields the protein MIIFEFPLNERIRRLLRIEEIYQKFEHQLKNTHDYFEFGCFNTLFEIVQLVSRSDLKIDFLQELERQEKKQLALLDHQALKEDQLNPKEIIPMIQVARKKLENIDVKPGFNFNNNLFLEEVKKRISSPGGLLDVDFPNFRNWASHKTRKSKLEDFKSWAQPLMVFKDAASVILLILRNQCHVESIKAKEGKHQQTIDPLKTFDLIRLELEKTLNIYPEISANKYTVNVFFNQLNEELKKEPVKLNLEFKYSICWL from the coding sequence ATGATCATATTTGAATTTCCCCTTAATGAACGCATTCGAAGACTCCTTCGTATTGAAGAAATCTATCAAAAATTTGAACACCAATTAAAAAATACACACGACTATTTTGAGTTTGGTTGCTTCAATACACTCTTTGAGATAGTGCAACTTGTATCCAGATCCGATTTAAAAATTGATTTTCTTCAAGAGCTTGAAAGACAAGAAAAGAAACAATTAGCTCTACTAGATCATCAAGCATTAAAAGAGGATCAGCTTAATCCAAAAGAAATCATTCCAATGATACAAGTCGCTCGAAAAAAATTAGAGAATATAGATGTAAAGCCTGGTTTTAATTTCAATAACAATTTATTTTTAGAAGAAGTAAAAAAAAGAATCAGTTCGCCAGGTGGTTTATTAGATGTTGATTTTCCTAATTTCCGTAACTGGGCTTCTCACAAAACAAGAAAGTCCAAACTAGAAGATTTTAAATCTTGGGCACAACCTCTTATGGTTTTCAAAGATGCAGCCTCTGTCATTCTATTGATACTGAGGAATCAATGTCACGTAGAATCGATTAAAGCAAAAGAAGGTAAGCATCAGCAAACCATAGATCCACTAAAAACATTTGACCTCATAAGACTTGAACTTGAAAAAACTTTAAATATTTATCCCGAGATTAGTGCAAACAAATATACAGTCAATGTTTTCTTTAATCAGCTGAATGAAGAGTTAAAAAAAGAGCCTGTTAAGTTGAATCTTGAATTTAAATACAGCATCTGTTGGCTATGA
- a CDS encoding DNA gyrase inhibitor YacG: protein MKTKITFVNCPQCNESIEYSLSNTFRPFCSERCRMIDLGQWANEGYKIPVEINPENLNEDIT from the coding sequence ATGAAAACAAAGATTACTTTTGTAAACTGTCCACAATGCAACGAAAGTATTGAGTATAGCTTATCTAATACTTTTAGACCTTTCTGCTCCGAACGATGTCGCATGATTGATTTGGGTCAATGGGCTAATGAAGGATATAAAATTCCAGTTGAAATCAACCCCGAAAATTTAAACGAAGATATTACTTGA
- a CDS encoding copper chaperone PCu(A)C: MKFLKFTLFIIALLISTDILAARDIRIENAWIGSTDEGDDMSVAYMSLLSHEDLILTSVTSSRIKTIEMHNTIIEKGIMKMRMTNEIKIEHGKTFEFKSGGSHLMLMDFKGPLKAGQKVKLILHFKDKTNHSFDKSIDALIK; the protein is encoded by the coding sequence ATGAAATTCTTAAAATTTACACTATTTATAATTGCACTTTTAATTTCGACAGATATATTGGCAGCGCGAGATATTAGAATTGAAAATGCCTGGATTGGCTCTACTGATGAAGGTGATGACATGAGTGTCGCTTACATGTCACTCTTAAGTCATGAGGATTTAATCCTAACCTCGGTGACATCTTCGAGAATTAAAACGATTGAGATGCATAATACTATTATAGAAAAAGGTATTATGAAAATGCGCATGACAAATGAAATTAAAATTGAACATGGCAAGACTTTTGAATTTAAATCTGGTGGTAGCCATTTAATGCTTATGGATTTTAAAGGCCCTCTTAAAGCTGGTCAAAAAGTGAAATTGATATTACATTTTAAAGACAAAACAAATCATTCTTTTGATAAATCAATCGATGCTTTGATTAAATAG
- a CDS encoding Nudix family hydrolase: MNIVLAAAAVIQRQDGFLLMAQRPPGRGWSGWWEFPGGKIEENESPFEALQRELQEEINISANDATLWFERSYSYPDKKVYIYFFKVTNWTGEIKSCENQLLEWQNPSHVSVAPILPTNLFVLKSILLPPVYAITNIEELGEKLFFERLKIKLEEGLKMIQVREKKLPYQDVKKIAQKILDLAKPHQAKVLINENEKLALDIGADGVHYPSHSLIQLKDRPEFSICGASCHNLEELMIAQDLEMSFAVLSPVQKTESHPLADPIGWEIFSEYANKLDMPIFALGGLNQVSLTKSWQCGGHGVAMQRSIWE, from the coding sequence GTGAATATTGTTCTCGCAGCAGCAGCCGTTATTCAAAGGCAAGATGGATTTCTTCTTATGGCTCAGAGGCCTCCTGGGCGAGGGTGGAGCGGTTGGTGGGAATTTCCAGGCGGCAAGATTGAAGAAAATGAATCACCTTTTGAAGCGCTTCAAAGAGAGCTTCAAGAAGAAATTAATATTTCTGCAAATGATGCGACATTATGGTTTGAACGTAGTTATAGCTATCCAGACAAAAAGGTTTACATTTATTTTTTTAAAGTCACGAATTGGACTGGTGAAATTAAATCATGTGAGAATCAATTATTAGAATGGCAAAATCCATCTCATGTATCGGTTGCGCCAATACTCCCAACTAACTTATTTGTTCTGAAATCTATTTTACTTCCTCCAGTTTATGCAATTACCAATATTGAAGAGTTGGGCGAGAAATTATTTTTTGAACGATTAAAAATCAAATTAGAAGAAGGTTTAAAAATGATACAGGTGAGAGAAAAAAAATTACCTTATCAGGATGTAAAAAAAATAGCTCAAAAGATTTTAGATTTAGCGAAACCTCATCAAGCAAAAGTTTTAATTAATGAGAATGAAAAGCTCGCACTAGATATTGGAGCTGACGGAGTTCATTATCCATCACATAGTTTGATTCAATTAAAAGATAGACCAGAGTTTTCAATATGTGGCGCTTCTTGTCATAACCTAGAAGAGCTTATGATTGCACAAGATTTAGAAATGTCATTTGCTGTTCTTTCTCCCGTTCAAAAAACTGAATCACATCCACTCGCTGATCCGATAGGCTGGGAAATTTTTAGTGAATACGCGAATAAGTTAGATATGCCGATATTTGCCTTAGGTGGACTTAATCAAGTGAGTCTAACCAAATCCTGGCAATGCGGTGGACATGGCGTCGCGATGCAAAGAAGTATTTGGGAATAA
- the argJ gene encoding bifunctional glutamate N-acetyltransferase/amino-acid acetyltransferase ArgJ yields MPVNLKPLTIDSIFPIKGISLGIAKAHIKKPNRKDLLLVTIAEGSKVSGVFTQNAFCAAPVFLCKEHLKNTSGIRALVVNTGCANAGTGEDGILKAKETCEAVSKLLSIEPHQVLPFSTGVILESLPIDKIRNGLPDALKNLDSSHWIDAAEAIMTTDIAPKAASRKIKIKDKEVVISGVSKGSGMIHPNMATMLSFIATDASINQILLDKLLKEVTGESFNCITVDGDTSTNDSFILIATGKAEHDEINQEDKSYEILRDAIREVAIELAQAIVRDGEGATKFITIQVESGLDNAECRKVGFAIAHSPLIKTAFFASDPNLGRILAAIGYAGIESLDITKIQLFLGNVLVVEKGGRAISYTETQGQEVMKHPEISMRILLNRGNANATIWTCDFSYDYVKINADYRT; encoded by the coding sequence ATGCCAGTTAATCTTAAACCACTTACTATCGATTCTATTTTTCCTATTAAAGGCATATCACTAGGTATTGCTAAAGCGCATATTAAAAAACCTAATCGTAAAGACTTGTTGTTAGTGACTATTGCCGAAGGCTCAAAAGTTTCGGGCGTATTTACACAAAATGCATTTTGTGCAGCACCCGTTTTTCTTTGTAAAGAACATTTAAAAAATACATCAGGCATTCGTGCACTCGTTGTGAATACAGGTTGTGCTAATGCGGGCACAGGTGAAGATGGCATTTTAAAAGCTAAAGAAACATGTGAAGCTGTCAGCAAACTTCTATCGATTGAGCCACACCAAGTTTTACCATTTTCTACAGGCGTCATTTTGGAAAGTCTACCCATTGATAAAATCAGAAACGGATTACCTGACGCATTAAAAAATTTGGACTCATCTCATTGGATAGATGCAGCTGAAGCCATTATGACTACAGATATTGCACCAAAAGCTGCGTCGAGAAAAATAAAGATTAAAGATAAAGAAGTTGTTATTTCGGGAGTAAGTAAAGGCTCTGGCATGATTCATCCAAATATGGCTACTATGCTTTCGTTTATTGCAACTGACGCTTCTATCAATCAAATCTTGCTCGACAAACTTCTCAAAGAAGTGACAGGGGAATCATTTAATTGCATTACTGTTGATGGAGATACATCCACTAATGATTCATTTATTCTGATTGCTACAGGAAAAGCGGAACATGATGAAATTAATCAAGAAGATAAAAGCTACGAAATTCTTAGAGATGCCATCCGTGAAGTTGCTATTGAATTAGCGCAGGCTATCGTAAGAGATGGTGAAGGCGCTACGAAATTTATTACTATTCAAGTGGAATCAGGCCTTGATAATGCTGAATGCAGAAAAGTGGGATTTGCGATAGCGCACTCACCTCTCATCAAGACAGCTTTCTTTGCATCCGATCCAAATCTTGGGAGAATATTAGCTGCTATCGGTTATGCGGGTATCGAATCGCTTGATATTACAAAAATACAATTATTCCTAGGAAATGTCTTGGTAGTAGAAAAAGGTGGTCGTGCAATTTCTTACACCGAGACACAAGGTCAGGAAGTCATGAAGCATCCAGAAATTAGCATGCGAATACTTCTTAATCGAGGTAACGCAAACGCCACAATATGGACATGTGATTTTTCATATGACTATGTAAAAATCAATGCTGACTATCGTACTTAA
- the cysS gene encoding cysteine--tRNA ligase — protein sequence MIKIYNTLSKNKETFKPIQKGQVNMYVCGMTVYDLCHIGHARVMVIFDVVRRWFDISGYSVNYIRNITDIDDKIINRAIQNNESIQNLTQRYIDEMNADARALGVINPSKEPKATEHIQDMVFMIQTLIEKQHAYLAKNGDIFYSVRSFNEYGKLSGKSIEDLRAGERVDIDQNKHDELDFVLWKSAKPNEPSWDSPWGKGRPGWHIECSAMSSHYLGHHFDIHGGGQDLQFPHHENEIAQSEAAHDCKMANYWMHNGFVRVDDEKMSKSLGNFFTIRTVLEKFDPEVVRFFILRAHYRSPLNYSDAHLDDAKLALQRLYVSLRGFNIEHDDVDWNHPLAGKFKEAMDDDFNTPEAISVLFELANEINKNKSAPLANLLKSLAKTIGLLERDPEAFLKGDTKTSLDIDALISQRHEAKAGKNFKEADRIRSLLLANGVVLEDTPQGTIWRKE from the coding sequence ATGATTAAAATCTATAACACCCTTTCAAAAAATAAAGAGACTTTTAAGCCTATCCAAAAAGGGCAAGTAAACATGTACGTTTGTGGTATGACTGTTTACGACTTATGCCATATTGGACACGCACGAGTGATGGTTATTTTTGACGTGGTAAGGCGTTGGTTTGATATTTCAGGATATAGCGTCAATTACATCAGAAACATTACTGATATAGATGACAAGATTATCAATCGCGCCATTCAAAATAACGAGTCTATACAAAACCTTACTCAAAGATATATAGATGAGATGAACGCCGATGCAAGAGCCCTTGGTGTTATAAATCCTTCTAAAGAGCCAAAAGCAACCGAACATATTCAAGACATGGTTTTTATGATTCAAACATTAATTGAAAAGCAACATGCTTATCTTGCTAAAAATGGAGATATTTTTTATTCAGTAAGATCTTTTAATGAATATGGGAAGTTATCAGGTAAATCAATTGAAGATTTACGTGCAGGCGAGAGGGTTGATATTGACCAAAATAAGCATGATGAATTGGACTTCGTTTTATGGAAGTCTGCAAAACCTAATGAGCCTAGCTGGGATTCGCCTTGGGGTAAAGGAAGACCAGGCTGGCATATCGAATGTTCGGCTATGAGCTCTCATTATCTTGGACATCATTTTGATATTCACGGAGGCGGACAAGACCTTCAGTTCCCTCATCATGAAAATGAAATTGCTCAATCTGAAGCCGCTCACGATTGTAAGATGGCTAATTATTGGATGCATAACGGCTTTGTTCGGGTTGATGATGAAAAAATGTCTAAGTCCCTTGGAAATTTTTTCACGATTCGGACAGTGCTTGAAAAATTTGATCCAGAGGTAGTAAGATTTTTTATTTTAAGAGCTCATTATCGAAGCCCTTTAAATTATTCAGATGCTCATCTTGATGATGCAAAATTAGCATTACAAAGATTATATGTAAGTTTAAGAGGGTTTAATATTGAACATGATGATGTAGATTGGAATCACCCATTAGCAGGTAAATTCAAAGAAGCTATGGATGATGATTTCAATACCCCAGAAGCTATTTCTGTTCTATTTGAATTGGCTAATGAGATTAATAAAAATAAGTCTGCGCCACTAGCTAACTTACTTAAAAGTCTAGCAAAAACAATTGGCCTTTTAGAAAGAGATCCAGAGGCTTTTCTAAAAGGAGACACAAAAACTTCTCTTGATATTGATGCATTAATTTCTCAAAGACATGAAGCGAAAGCCGGCAAAAATTTTAAAGAAGCGGATCGTATTAGATCTTTATTGCTTGCAAATGGTGTTGTGTTAGAAGATACACCCCAAGGGACTATTTGGAGAAAAGAATAA
- a CDS encoding L,D-transpeptidase Cds6 family protein, whose product MPQKNECSNIKNLKGFLLFILLSLSTFFIANEIYAADDFKSIMQLIEKGEKEKAAQQIDQYLKTNPNDPQVIFIKGVVNAELGKYNEAIQAFTYLTEKHPSLPEPFNNLAVLYAELGDYDKAQKALESAIKTHPSYATAHVNLGDLYTKRATVAYNKALEIDKTNVQAKTKLSLIKKLFNANDIKPPATPISTPAQVATNNDVNKKPLIAQATPANTASSTTSVTPNTQPPKNLPQEAPAVKNNVSNIGESEINNFITDWAEAWSSKNINGYLVKYSPNFKTPNGESFSDWQDSRKNRILGKDIITVEVSEAKISRKGDSFAQVTFKQKYTSNKLSQISSKTLILRKDGSAWLIEQEYSGKQ is encoded by the coding sequence ATGCCTCAAAAAAACGAATGTTCTAATATTAAGAATTTAAAAGGTTTTTTACTGTTTATCCTTTTATCTCTATCTACATTTTTTATCGCAAATGAAATTTATGCGGCTGACGATTTTAAATCAATCATGCAATTGATTGAAAAGGGCGAAAAAGAAAAAGCGGCTCAACAAATCGATCAATATCTTAAAACAAACCCGAATGATCCTCAGGTCATTTTTATTAAAGGGGTTGTTAATGCTGAGCTCGGAAAATATAACGAAGCTATACAAGCATTTACTTATCTCACCGAAAAACATCCAAGTTTGCCTGAACCATTTAATAACTTAGCGGTACTTTACGCTGAATTAGGTGACTATGATAAAGCGCAAAAGGCACTTGAATCAGCTATCAAAACTCATCCTAGCTATGCAACCGCGCATGTTAACTTAGGTGATCTTTATACGAAACGCGCTACAGTCGCCTACAACAAAGCCTTGGAAATTGACAAAACAAATGTACAAGCTAAAACAAAATTATCTCTTATTAAAAAACTCTTCAATGCAAATGATATTAAACCGCCAGCCACGCCTATTTCGACCCCAGCTCAAGTAGCCACTAATAATGATGTCAATAAGAAGCCGTTAATAGCCCAAGCGACACCGGCAAATACCGCTTCATCAACTACTTCGGTCACTCCGAATACTCAACCGCCAAAGAATTTACCTCAAGAAGCGCCTGCGGTTAAAAATAATGTTTCTAATATTGGTGAATCAGAAATTAATAACTTCATTACTGATTGGGCTGAAGCTTGGTCATCAAAAAATATTAATGGCTATTTAGTTAAATATTCTCCTAACTTCAAAACGCCTAACGGGGAAAGCTTCTCTGACTGGCAAGATTCAAGAAAAAATAGAATTTTAGGTAAAGATATAATTACTGTGGAAGTATCTGAAGCAAAAATATCAAGAAAGGGTGATAGTTTTGCTCAAGTAACTTTTAAACAGAAATATACGTCGAATAAATTAAGTCAAATCTCAAGCAAAACTCTCATCTTAAGAAAAGATGGTTCTGCATGGCTTATTGAGCAAGAGTATTCTGGCAAACAGTAA
- a CDS encoding L,D-transpeptidase family protein yields METFINNSPKKEFFFFLIFALFYIPQSLSEEVFLSNKNFNTAELRYESPEKMLVKSLVEISEGRLDIALETIDTLIKQTPNFKLAYLIQGDLLLAHAKQISGIGDEHKSEKKEEIENFKNEAKVRIERYLNSLNLQNEPKIFAQLNEKDKYLFYVDAVNSRLYLYENINGKLTYKDDYYVSIGKNGFGKQYEGDKKTPVGVYFTGKKIKESLSDFYGDAAYPLSYPNEIDRKNKRNGSGIWLHGTPKTTYNRAPLASDGCIVLSNPDLMKLSSVLDTNKIPVIISFRSLKDLESANKNLTEKKLSLVNAIETWRKNWEDQDTDNYLKFYSKNFFSEKDNFDTWAERKKLIQSQKAKVSVGLSEISFFDYPNTENEIVLVDFIQDYKSPTIMNKMNKRQYWINENNEWRIMYEGGA; encoded by the coding sequence ATGGAAACCTTCATCAACAATTCCCCAAAAAAAGAATTCTTCTTTTTTTTAATCTTTGCGCTTTTTTATATTCCTCAATCTTTAAGTGAAGAGGTATTTCTATCAAACAAAAATTTCAATACCGCTGAATTAAGATATGAATCGCCTGAGAAAATGCTTGTTAAATCTTTAGTAGAAATTTCTGAAGGAAGATTAGATATAGCACTCGAAACGATAGATACCCTTATCAAACAAACACCTAATTTTAAATTAGCCTATCTTATTCAAGGCGATTTGCTTTTAGCGCATGCAAAGCAAATTAGTGGTATTGGAGATGAACATAAAAGTGAAAAAAAAGAAGAGATTGAAAATTTTAAAAATGAAGCAAAAGTAAGAATTGAAAGATATCTTAATAGTCTTAACCTTCAAAACGAACCTAAAATTTTTGCCCAACTAAATGAAAAGGATAAATATCTTTTTTATGTTGATGCAGTTAACTCCCGACTTTATTTATACGAAAATATTAATGGAAAACTTACTTATAAAGATGATTATTATGTATCTATAGGTAAGAATGGATTTGGCAAACAATATGAAGGTGACAAGAAAACACCGGTAGGTGTCTACTTTACAGGCAAAAAGATCAAAGAATCATTATCAGATTTTTATGGGGATGCAGCCTATCCTTTAAGTTATCCAAATGAGATTGATAGAAAAAATAAACGAAATGGCTCGGGCATATGGCTTCATGGAACCCCCAAAACAACCTACAACAGAGCGCCGCTCGCAAGCGATGGATGTATTGTATTAAGCAATCCTGATTTAATGAAGCTATCCTCTGTTTTAGATACTAATAAAATCCCAGTTATCATTTCTTTTCGTTCGCTAAAAGATTTAGAGTCTGCCAATAAAAATTTAACTGAAAAAAAACTTTCCCTTGTTAATGCTATAGAGACTTGGAGAAAAAATTGGGAAGACCAAGATACTGACAATTACCTCAAGTTTTATTCAAAAAATTTTTTCAGCGAGAAGGATAACTTCGACACATGGGCAGAGAGAAAAAAGTTGATACAGTCTCAAAAAGCTAAGGTTTCTGTCGGGCTATCCGAAATTTCATTCTTTGATTACCCAAATACAGAAAATGAAATAGTTTTAGTAGATTTTATACAAGATTATAAAAGTCCTACAATTATGAATAAAATGAATAAAAGACAGTATTGGATCAATGAAAATAATGAATGGAGAATAATGTATGAAGGCGGCGCTTAA
- a CDS encoding peptidylprolyl isomerase, with the protein MVEFETNQGNFKIELYPDKAPKTVSNFLYYVDNGFYKETVFHRVISNFMIQGGGFTRDMSEKKTQPPIANESNNGLINSAGTVAMARTNDPNSATAQFFINLIDNNFLNYTSPEPSAIGYCVFGKIIEGMNVVYKIGQLPTANSRGFSDVPIRPVIIINAKHIN; encoded by the coding sequence ATTGTTGAATTTGAAACCAATCAGGGCAACTTTAAAATTGAACTTTACCCTGATAAGGCGCCAAAAACAGTCAGTAATTTTTTATACTATGTCGATAACGGGTTTTATAAAGAAACTGTGTTTCATAGAGTCATTAGTAACTTTATGATTCAAGGTGGTGGATTTACAAGAGACATGTCAGAAAAAAAGACCCAGCCTCCGATTGCTAATGAATCCAATAATGGATTAATAAATAGCGCGGGAACGGTTGCAATGGCGAGAACAAATGACCCTAACTCTGCAACGGCTCAATTTTTTATTAATCTTATCGACAATAATTTTTTAAACTACACAAGTCCTGAACCAAGCGCTATCGGTTATTGTGTTTTTGGAAAAATCATCGAAGGCATGAATGTAGTTTATAAAATTGGCCAATTACCTACAGCTAACTCAAGGGGCTTTTCGGATGTGCCTATTAGGCCTGTCATAATCATTAATGCAAAACATATCAATTAA
- a CDS encoding peptidylprolyl isomerase has translation MITLSTSLGNIVLELDADKAPITVENFLSYAKSGYYNGTIFHRVIDGFMIQGGGFDGSMKQKSTENPIKNEANNGLKNNKYTIAMARTSIPDSATSQFFINVNNNDFLNYPGQDGWGYCVFGKVTSGTDVVDKIQKVATGNSGGHQDVPRETVTILNVTID, from the coding sequence GTGATTACACTCTCAACCAGTTTAGGTAATATTGTTTTAGAACTTGATGCTGACAAAGCTCCCATTACTGTCGAAAACTTCTTAAGTTACGCGAAAAGTGGTTATTACAATGGCACAATTTTCCATAGAGTAATTGACGGCTTCATGATTCAAGGGGGTGGGTTTGATGGCTCAATGAAACAAAAGTCCACTGAAAATCCCATAAAAAATGAAGCTAATAACGGTCTTAAAAATAATAAATATACTATTGCCATGGCAAGAACTTCCATTCCTGATTCAGCCACAAGCCAATTCTTCATTAATGTAAACAATAATGATTTCTTAAATTACCCAGGACAAGACGGCTGGGGGTATTGTGTTTTTGGAAAGGTTACCTCAGGGACTGATGTTGTAGATAAAATTCAAAAAGTTGCAACAGGTAACTCAGGCGGCCATCAAGATGTCCCTCGTGAAACTGTAACGATTCTCAATGTCACTATTGATTAA